ATATGCGAAATTTGAATTACAGAACTGCAAGGCAAATtagttaagaaaaataaattaaatgtctCCTATTAAATAAGGTGATATTATAGAATAAGGTAGTGGTATAATTGATATAGTTATCCAGAAATGCAGTTATATGAGGACAGATTTTAATTTCAGAAATgtagttattatgggacaatCGTAGAAGTTCTTTTTAGATGACTCTAGGCCATCAAGTGCGTTAATAAATAACCATAAAATggacaaaatttgtgttggcGTCGGCTGTACTGCAAATTTGTTGGGCCATCTCAACGTCAGAAACCATATCGAGCGAAAAGATACGGCGCACAAGGCCGATCAACTTATCATACAGGAGTGGAGCCTTTTCAAGAACGAAACCGACACCAAGTGACCAAACGTAACACAAGCGGGAGGACATGAAACAAAATCGTGGGTAACCACTAACCAGAACAATGGCCAGAGTATTAGTCACTGTAGtatcaaaaaatcatgttacGCAGGACTAGCGTCGCAATGTTCTCAACGGAGCACCTCAGGTCTAGAGCAtgctatatgaatttaatacATTAAAGATTGCAAAAGAATTCTCAACTTGGAACTTCTATTTCTTCTTGTCAGTGGTACCAGCAGACCTGCAAAACAAGAATATACTCATCAGTTTGCTAATTGTCTTAGCATGGTAAATAAAACTCATAGCGATTTCCCATTTGCATAACTTAGATCATTTGGTCtgcataaaagaaaataatgaagCAAGAAGCAAATAAAAGGGGTACACTATGACTAATGTTCAATTAACTGGAAAAGAATACTCATATTTCTACCTGCATCAAATAAAGTTGACCACTAGGACATTTTTAGTTCgaattatgaaaaattatagacctaatagataaatatcaaaataatgGCCTTATTAATTTGCTTGAAATAcattaaaacataaaagataGACAGAAGTATTTAGATACTGTCGAaagaataataattaaatgctAGAAAGCAACCTACAGAATTGCTGCGTAAAATCTGGGCAGTgagatttgtaaaatttagagcaggtacaataacaggctataagccagctataagcatattttaaagagataataggggagagagaagagagctgGGTGAGTGCCAAAACCTTTTTTTCTACTCAAATAGAACATTTTGCTAAAGCTGGTTTagagagaaataaatatgagagagaagagaggtgagctactaagagcaggtacagtaGCAGGCTaaaagccagctataaacatattttaaatagataagatgagagagaagtgaGCTGAGCtaataatttatagccagctgcacacgggctctaagataaaatatgtgtatagcatatgggaccatgtattaatgttttgtggataactattatataaattagctattagattggctatagatgaattgaagctagcagttggctatactattgaacttgctcttgctctaatttgtagtcagctgcacacggactccaagataaagtgtgtgtatgacatgtgaaaccatgtactaatgttttgaaggcaactattgtatgaattggctatagAAGAATTGGAGCTAgaagttggctatactattgaacttgctcttagaacGAACTAGACTAAGGCACAGAAAAACAAGCACACCTCATCTTCCTGATAACACCTgccatctcctctctcttcttctttgctCTCTTGTGGGTACCAAGTTTTCTCTTTGCGACCTTCAGTGCACGCTTGTCCTTTCCAACCTTAAGAAGCTCGGTGATGCGCTTCTCATATGGAGCAAATCCGGCTACCTCCCTAATCAAGCCTCTGACAAAATTCACcctcttggtatttttctgcaGTAAGATAAGAAAATATGTATTAGCAGAAAAGCTATAGAATATAGCTTGGGAGCGGTGGCAACGGACACTGTAATTCTCTTCAGGAAGATGAAAAGCTGCAGGTACCAATTAATATGTTACATAAGAGGACCAATTAGTGGCAATTCTAAAATTCCTTTTGGAATCTGACATAAGGGGACAAATTACTAGTAATTCAAAATTGCAGACTAAAGAGATCTCAACATCAATTGCTGGTAACTCAAAATTTTCCAGTTCAACATAAGTTGACCAAACATGACTTGATGGCtgcttttaattttaaaataagaaagaTTCAGAAGTTACTACAAAGATGTTAAcagaaatattatcttttttttagttcCTGGTAAACAATAGGTCCGTGCAGAAAATAGCAATCGATTTTTGTTTACATTGTAGCTACCATACCGCATCAGAAACAGAAAACATACAACACAAATAATTAGACCATGTGAAAATAGAGTAGTGGATTTAGTGAGCcattttataaacaaaatcataaaGTGATTATGCTTCCACATTAGcctcacaaaataaatatctgCCTCCAGGACTAGCAACTTGGAGTTTAGTTTTCCCCAAATAGCCAAAGTTGAGACGAGGCAAGAAAACAACGTAGACACAGGTAAGACAATCTAATGAGTTTAatgtagaaaaaagaaaatagagtAGAGGATTTAGCGAgttattttagaaacaaaatcaTAAAGTGATTATGCTTCCACGTTAGcctcacaaaataaatatctgCCTACAGGACTAGCAACTTGGAGTTTAGTTTTCCCCAAATAGCCAAAGGTGAGACGAGGCAAGAAAACAACGTAGAGACACATGTAAGACACTCTAATGCTGCTTTAATGTAGAAAAAAGATGCACCATTGTTCTGAAGATACTTGCAACTCAACACGACACCATTTCaggctataaatctatatattaaaCACAGTCGTCTTGGTTAACAGCAAGATGAAGAAGCACAAGTGCACAAGCCACTACGCACCAAATGTACTCATCTCAAATAGACAAAGCACTAATTTAACAAAACATCAATCGCATCTCAATGCCCAATACGCCAGAATGAAATCACCGAGCAACCAAAATACCGTACAGACCTACACACATAGGGGACGCATCCATGTCACAAAAACCAAACATGATCTACAAGACGAGATGAATGTGGACAGCCAAGGGAGGGAGGTGATTTACCCCCTTGCGGTCGGACGGGCGAGGCGGCAGCTCGCGCTTGGTGACGACGTGCCCCCTGTTGATGCCGACGAAGAGCCCCGACTTGGGCTGCGGCGCCATGGCGGGGACCCCTCCCCGCTCCTGTGACCTGTGGCGAACGCGACGGAACAAAACACCAAACAAAATCGATCAGACAGTGAAATCTAAGAGGAGAGAAGGCCAGAGATCTCGAGAAATGAAACGCGCGTGTTTGCGGCGGCGCTCGGTGGCTGCGTACCTTGGATGGCCGGGAGCTTCAAAACCCTAAGCCGCCGGCTGCGTACAAGGAGAAACCCTAGAGTTGGAATGGGTGTGCTTATATATAGAGGCGTGCGATGGATTAATGGGCCAATCGTAATGGGCCTTCTGAAGTTCCTAGGTCGGGGTGTATGGGCTATTGGGCCGTGCATAAGCTCTcctccttgttttttttagctaGCGTTTCATGTTATCTCGTGAAGAGTTCTACCCCAAATGAtcaaatctcctcctcctgctcgttTTTATGTATTTGCACTCATTCAGTcatgcaagtatgcaacaaCGAATATACCACTCGCCATTGGTGACGTGGAGTCgtggaatatttttttttgttatttcagCAATAGAAACTGTCGACGACTGTTTTCAGTAAGTGCAATACTACTCGTAAGAGTTGGTATGTTCAATCTCTCGAGGAAGAACGATTTTCTGATAGATGTAGGACAGCGTCTTAGACTCCCATTCCCATTGAATGGTTTTATTATACTGCAACTGTTGGAGTGCAAATGAATTGCTCATCTTTATTCATCAGCTCAATATTTTGGACTCAATTGATTGGTGCATGCAACACACGGTTAAATTTACCACcctgtaattaaaaaaaaactgtaaattCAGGTTAGCCTCCGGGCTGCTGTTTTCATTTCCTAGTGATATGATGAGTTTCTCTTTATTCCACGTACGCTcgattcaacaaaaaaaatggtaatgatttttttatcgtttttAATCGGCAAATGTTTTACTTGAACAGACAAGCGTAGCAGAGATCAATCTGAAAAGGTCACGAAAGATCTGACAACGACCCTGGTTCTCTGGAATGCAACGCGAAATTGATCAGCACGAGCATCTTCACTTCAACAATCAGCAATGGATCCGATCCCCGCGTCAACGAGAGGCAAGCATGCTCTGTTGGATAGTTACAGTGCGTTGCTGCTTGCTCTCCTCTCCATCTCGAGGAACTGcccgagcgacggcgcgccgcGGACGTTCTCCAGGTGGCTCCGGAGGCAGAGCGAGAGCAGCAGCGCCCTGACCTTGCCGCTCCTGCTCGCCCtcgtgctccgccgccgccggctctcCATGGCGTCCACCAGGCCGATCAGGCTCGCCAGCGTCAttcccccgccggcgccgccgcctccgcgccgtgACAAAGACCACGCCGACTGCAACAAAGATCACAAATGTAAGGATCAGATCCGGACGTGATTCTTTTCTGCTCTACTGTTCCATTGCTGCGTCGTGAGTTGTGACTTGTGTGTCGTGACACAGAGTGTTCGACCCTGCT
This is a stretch of genomic DNA from Oryza brachyantha chromosome 1, ObraRS2, whole genome shotgun sequence. It encodes these proteins:
- the LOC102712601 gene encoding uncharacterized protein LOC102712601 encodes the protein MVQDGWPLGLGAMNARAGVVRSMDLSGSASFSTAFTSSHCASSSLTSSDFDTESAWSLSRRGGGGAGGGMTLASLIGLVDAMESRRRRSTRASRSGKVRALLLSLCLRSHLENVRGAPSLGQFLEMERRASSNAL
- the LOC102702614 gene encoding 60S ribosomal protein L36-3-like, which translates into the protein MAPQPKSGLFVGINRGHVVTKRELPPRPSDRKGKNTKRVNFVRGLIREVAGFAPYEKRITELLKVGKDKRALKVAKRKLGTHKRAKKKREEMAGVIRKMRSAGTTDKKK